In a genomic window of Cytobacillus sp. FSL H8-0458:
- a CDS encoding GNAT family N-acetyltransferase, with protein sequence MEIMIEKAMMQDAVQLTDIMKAAFDEEAQKWLTDDEQNIADFNIQPPGYDSLQMTKYMIQELDYYKVIYKNSIAGGIIVTLSGKSYGRIDRIFIRPDLQGCGIGSAAITFIENHYPYVKAWELETSARQINNHHFYEKMDYQLSFKTDEEYCYEKRTGPSKKDITDSQFENCDMGNTEVYKVNMSESSFSNSSLSKAHFSNCNLSHSKFRNINFQKTLFADLNLSQSRFMHVTLSGVQFAETNLRGGEDPISFNGCNLEGSKITNSCMKNVEISESSISGMKINGIRVEELLRVYEQNK encoded by the coding sequence ATGGAAATAATGATTGAAAAAGCAATGATGCAAGATGCAGTGCAATTAACAGACATCATGAAAGCTGCATTTGATGAGGAAGCTCAAAAATGGCTTACAGATGATGAACAAAATATAGCAGATTTTAATATTCAGCCGCCGGGATACGATTCACTGCAAATGACGAAATATATGATTCAGGAACTGGATTATTATAAAGTGATTTATAAAAATTCAATAGCAGGCGGAATTATTGTTACGCTTTCCGGAAAATCATATGGAAGAATTGATCGGATTTTTATCCGGCCTGATTTACAGGGGTGCGGAATTGGTTCAGCTGCCATTACGTTTATAGAAAATCATTACCCCTATGTGAAGGCATGGGAGCTCGAAACATCGGCCAGACAAATCAATAATCATCACTTCTATGAAAAAATGGACTATCAATTATCTTTTAAAACGGATGAAGAGTATTGTTATGAGAAAAGAACCGGACCTTCCAAAAAGGATATTACAGATTCTCAATTTGAGAACTGCGATATGGGAAACACTGAAGTTTACAAAGTGAATATGTCGGAAAGTTCGTTCAGTAACAGCAGTCTGAGTAAAGCACATTTCAGCAATTGTAATTTAAGTCATTCAAAGTTTCGAAATATTAATTTCCAAAAAACACTTTTTGCCGACTTAAATCTATCCCAAAGCAGGTTCATGCATGTTACATTAAGCGGAGTGCAATTTGCTGAGACAAATCTTCGAGGTGGAGAGGATCCCATTTCATTTAATGGATGTAACCTTGAAGGAAGTAAAATAACTAACAGCTGTATGAAAAATGTTGAAATTTCCGAAAGCAGCATTAGTGGAATGAAGATCAATGGTATTCGTGTGGAAGAACTATTGCGTGTTTATGAACAAAATAAATGA
- a CDS encoding aminoglycoside adenylyltransferase domain-containing protein, with the protein MSKPDVMEIVNHLVEEAKMLLKDNFKGLYLHGSLAMGGFNPDKSDVDILIVTYHSLSSEIKSKMAKLFLKCSNAPFPIAVSFLNERDLSNWQHPCPFDFHYSEFWRERLEEEVDPHSVSGYDPDLAAHITIVNHQGICVAGESIKATFPNVPREDYLSSILGDYRDCLENLKEDPVYSVLNMIRVYWYLKEDFISSKYEAGEWALESMPDEFIPAIQKIVGKYSSDANDPTDIDFTKLYDLRDYIDGEIQKLLT; encoded by the coding sequence ATGAGTAAGCCTGATGTAATGGAAATTGTTAATCATTTAGTAGAAGAAGCAAAGATGCTATTAAAGGATAATTTTAAGGGTTTATATTTGCATGGCTCATTGGCGATGGGCGGATTTAACCCGGACAAAAGTGATGTTGATATTTTAATTGTAACGTATCATTCCTTGTCTTCTGAAATTAAAAGTAAGATGGCAAAGTTATTCTTAAAGTGCTCAAATGCACCATTCCCCATTGCAGTCAGCTTTTTGAATGAAAGAGATCTCAGCAATTGGCAGCATCCATGTCCATTTGATTTTCACTATAGTGAATTTTGGCGGGAGAGACTTGAAGAAGAAGTGGATCCGCATAGCGTTTCAGGATATGATCCTGATTTGGCTGCTCATATTACGATCGTTAATCATCAAGGTATCTGTGTTGCTGGAGAATCCATAAAAGCAACCTTTCCTAATGTGCCGAGAGAGGACTACCTGTCTTCTATCCTGGGGGATTACCGTGATTGCCTTGAAAATCTTAAAGAGGATCCTGTTTATAGTGTCTTAAATATGATTAGGGTATATTGGTATCTCAAGGAAGATTTTATATCATCCAAGTATGAAGCCGGGGAGTGGGCACTGGAGTCAATGCCAGATGAGTTTATACCTGCTATTCAAAAGATAGTGGGAAAATATAGTTCAGATGCAAATGATCCTACTGACATAGATTTTACTAAGCTTTATGACTTAAGAGATTATATTGATGGTGAAATCCAGAAACTGCTAACCTAG